The nucleotide window ATCCTGAAAAAATTATCATTATGACACATTTCCCGCCTATTTCACCTGACGGCAAGGCAGGAAAGGCGGTCGAAATGCTGAAGGAATTCAATATACATACATGGGTTTTCGGCCATATGCATATAGACGGCAATGACTACTCGGGATTCAATACGACAATTGCTAACACCAGATTTGTTTTTACCTCGGCCGACTGCATAGACTTCAGGCCTGTCAGGATTCTTTAAACATAGAGCCTCAATCTGAGTTACCTGCAAGATAAGACTTGAGCTGTCTGAGATTGTATGTTTATCATACAACTAAACAATAAATTATGAATGAGGTGGGTAATGGAGACAAAGCCGTTTGGTATTTCCCGCATAGAAAAATCTCCCGATATTCCAAACCTTGTTTCAAAACAGATTATTGACCTGATTTCGGAAGGGAAGCTGAAGCCTGGTGACAAACTGCCAAGCGAACATGAGATGACGCAGATGTTCGGAATCAGCAGGATATCACTGAGGGAAGCCATGAAGCTTCTTGAGGCAAGAGGCTATATTGAATCGCTGGATAGAAGGGGAAAATTTGTCAAGTCTGTTGCCGATACCATGATGTCGACTCTTGAAGAGCTGATATCTATCGACCACGCAAAAATATGGGAACTTCTTTATGTCAGGAGATTTATTGAAGCCGAAGCGGCATATCTTGCCGCCAAGAATGCTACACCTGAACAGATCGCAGAAATGAAGAGTCTTTCCGAACGTGCTGAAAAAGCAGGCCTCGATACCCTGCTTGTAACAAAGGAGGGGGGTCTTATTTATACAAGATTTTTCGACCTTCTGGCCGAATCGACAAAAAATACCGTATTCATGCATATAAGACAGACGATTGCCGGCATACTCAAGGGGGCATTCCCGTACAGCAGAAAAAAGCTTACAAACGTGGGCGGAAGCTCGCGCAAAATTTTTTTACAGCTCGGCAAGATCTGGCATGCAATCGAAAAAAGGGATCCTGAGGCCGCAAGGCTCGCTACTATCGAGCATATTGACTATATTGAAAAAACCCTGAGGCTTGCACTGAGTCAAAAGTAGGGAGGCCATAAAGCAGAAGAT belongs to Desulfomonilia bacterium and includes:
- a CDS encoding FadR/GntR family transcriptional regulator; its protein translation is METKPFGISRIEKSPDIPNLVSKQIIDLISEGKLKPGDKLPSEHEMTQMFGISRISLREAMKLLEARGYIESLDRRGKFVKSVADTMMSTLEELISIDHAKIWELLYVRRFIEAEAAYLAAKNATPEQIAEMKSLSERAEKAGLDTLLVTKEGGLIYTRFFDLLAESTKNTVFMHIRQTIAGILKGAFPYSRKKLTNVGGSSRKIFLQLGKIWHAIEKRDPEAARLATIEHIDYIEKTLRLALSQK